In Etheostoma cragini isolate CJK2018 chromosome 9, CSU_Ecrag_1.0, whole genome shotgun sequence, the following are encoded in one genomic region:
- the LOC117950385 gene encoding importin-13-like isoform X2 produces the protein METLGRIAATPDALDFTVENVEKALHQLYYDPNIENKNLAQKWLMQAQVSPQAWQFCWALLSPDKVPEIQYFGASALHTKISRYWSDIPSDQYESLKTQLFSQIACFSSGSKMVLTRLCVALASLALNTMPEAWPGAVAEMVRVFQEEGGGVDGRARCLALLELLTVLPEEFQTSRLPQYRKGQVRGALGREWGSVCPLLQQLLRRTDSPGAVKARVLRCLSSWVLLDVPLNESEGLVQDCFSALHDPELFDTAVEAIVNAISQPDSQRYVNTLLKLVPQVLALQDQLREAVQNGDMETCHGICRIAVTLGENHSRTLLEQVDHWQSFLALVNMIMFCTGIPGHYPVNETTSSLTLTFWYTLQDEIMSFESDKQAVYLQVYRPVYFQLVDVLLHKAQFPSDQEYASWSSDEKEQFRIYRVDISDTLMYVYEMLGAELLSNLYDKLGRLLTNAEQPTSWQHTEALLYGFQSIAETIDVNYSDVIPGLIGLIPRININNVQLADTVMFTIGALAEWLADHPVMLSSVLPLVLQALGNPDLSVSSVSTLKKICRECKYDLPPYATNIVAVSQEVLIKQIHKTSQCMWLMQALGFLLSALPVEEILRNLHSLITPYIQQLEKLADETPNPSNKLAIIHILGLLSNLFTTLDISKQDDESADSSAPPVKTAPPSPGPNPVVVVLQQVFALIQTVLSKWLNDSQVVEAVCAIFEKSVKTLLHDFAPMVSQLSEMLGQMYSTIPQASALDLTRQMVHIFASETDHFPPIKALFELVTSVTLSIFQQGPRDHPDIVDSFMQLQAQALKRKPDLFLSESLDVKAVFHCGVLSLKFPEAPTVKSTCLFFTELLPRCSDVPPVARVVQEDGKLLIQAVLEGIGGGASRCLMDQFAEVLFSLNKHCFSLLAVWLKEALQPPGYPSSRVTTEQKDNFSHQILRERVNKRRVKDIVKEFTLLCRGLHGTEYAAEY, from the exons ATGGAGACGCTCGGAAGGATAGCAGCAACACCGGACGCCCTGGACTTCACGGTGGAAAACGTAGAGAAG GCCCTTCACCAGTTGTACTACGATCCCAATATAGAAAACAAGAATCTGGCCCAGAAATGGCTTATGCAGGCTCAGGTCTCGCCTCAGGCCTGGCAGTTCTGCTGGGCCCTACTAAGCCCAGATAAG GTGCCAGAGATCCAGTACTTTGGTGCCAGCGCGCTTCACACCAAGATCTCTCGCTACTGGTCAGACATCCCCTCAGACCAGTATGAGTCTCTAAAGACCCAGCTGTTCTCCCAGATTGCCTGCTTCTCCTCCGGCTCCAAGATGGTGCTTACCCGGCTATGTGTGGCCCTGGCTTCTCTGGCACTCAACACAATGCCTGAGGCCTGGCCTGGTGCAGTGGCAGAGATGGTGCGGGTGTttcaggaggaggggggaggggtggaCGGGCGGGCACGCTGCCTGGCATTGCTGGAGCTGCTCACTGTCCTGCCGGAGGAGTTCCAGACCAGCCGCCTGCCACAGTATAGAAAGGGACAG GTTCGCGGCGCCCTGGGCCGTGAGTGGGGGTCAGTGTGTCCCTTACTGCAGCAACTACTGAGAAGGACAGATAGCCCCGGGGCAGTTAAAGCTCGCGTGCTGCGCTGCCTGTCATCCTGGGTGCTGCTCGATGTGCCCCTCAACGAGAGTGAAGGCCTGGTGCAAGACTGCTTCAGTGCCCTGCATGATCCAGAGCTCTTTGACACAGCGGTAGAGGCAATCGTCAACGCCATCTCACAGCCCGACTCCCAAAG ATATGTGAACACTTTGCTAAAACTGGTTCCTCAAGTGCTGGCCCTCCAGGACCAGCTCAGAGAGGCGGTTCAGAATGGAGACATGGAGACCTGCCATGGTATCTGCCGTATTGCCGTTACACTGGGAGAAAACCactccag GACTCTGTTGGAGCAGGTGGATCACTGGCAGAGCTTCCTGGCTTTAGTCAACATGATCATGTTTTGTACAGGCATCCCTGGCCACTACCCAGTCAATGAGACCACCAGTTCGCTCACACTCACCTTCTGGTATACACTACAA GATGAAATAATGTCATTTGAGTCGGATAAGCAGGCAGTGTATCTGCAGGTCTACAGGCCAGTATATTTCCAGTTGGTGGATGTTCTTCTACACAAAGCCCAGTTCCCCTCTGACCAGGAATATGCATCCTGGTCCTCTGATGAGAAAGAGCAATTCAGGATTTacag GGTGGATATCTCAGACACACTCATGTACGTGTATGAGATGCTGGGAGCAGAGCTGCTGAGTAACCTGTATGATAAATTAGGGAGACTGTTGACTAACGCAGAGCAGCCCACATCATGGCAG cacACAGAAGCCTTACTGTACGGCTTCCAGTCCATAGCAGAGACGATAGATGTGAATTACTCTGACGTCATCCCAGGCCTGATAGGACTCATCCCCAGAATCAACATCAACAACGTCCAACTAGCAGACACAGTGATGTTCACTATAG GTGCTTTGGCTGAATGGTTGGCAGACCACCCAGTGATGCTCAGCAGTGTCTTGCCCTTGGTGCTACAGGCTTTGGGGAACCCagacctttctgtttcttctgtgtCTACACTCAAGAAAATTTGTAGGGAGTGCAAATATGACCTGCCACCCTACGCAACCAACATAGTAGCTGTCTCTCAG GAGGTGCTTATAAAACAGATACACAAG ACAAGTCAGTGTATGTGGCTGATGCAGGCTCTCGGCTTCCTGCTCTCAGCTCTCCCTGTGGAAGAGATCTTAAGAAACCTTCACTCTCTCATCACCCCCTACATTCAGCAACTGGAGAAGTTAGCGGATGAGACG ccCAATCCCTCCAATAAATTAGCAATCATCCACATCTTGGGGCTGCTGTCCAACCTCTTCACTACACTTGATATCAGCAAGCAGGACGATGAGTCAGCAGACAGCTCAGCACCACCGGTCAAAACCGCCCCACCTTCGCCGGGACCAAACCCA GTGGTGGTGGTTTTGCAACAAGTGTTTGCTCTCATACAGACTGTACTGAGTAAGTGGCTCAATGACTCACAGGTTGTAGAG GCGGTGTGCGCTATCTTTGAGAAGTCAGTGAAGACTCTGCTCCATGACTTTGCTCCCATGGTGTCTCAGCTCAGTGAGATGCTTGGacagatgtacagtacaattCCCCAGGCCTCAGCCCTCGACCTCACACGACAG ATGGTGCATATCTTTGCCAGTGAGACAGACCACTTCCCACCCATCAAGGCTCTGTTTGAGCTAGTTACCTCGGTAACGCTGTCCATCTTTCAGCAAG gaCCCAGGGATCATCCTGATATTGTTGATTCATTTATGCAACTCCAAGCTcag GCCCTCAAACGGAAGCCCGATTTGTTCTTGTCTGAGAGTCTTGACGTTAAAGCAGTGTTCCACTGTG GAGTTCTGTCCCTCAAGTTTCCTGAGGCTCCAACAGTCAAGTCAACGTGCTTGTTCTTT ACTGAACTGTTACCCCGCTGCTCAGATGTACCTCCTGTGGCCAGAGTGGTGCAGGAAGACGGAAAACTGTTGATCCAGGCCGTGCTGGAG GGCATCGGGGGCGGGGCATCTCGATGCCTGATGGACCAGTTTGCAGAAGTGCTTTTCTCTCTGAACAAGcactgtttttctcttctcGCTGTGTGGTTGAAGGAGGCACTGCAGCCTCCTGGGTACCCATCATCGCGTGTCACAACTGAACAGAAAGACAACTTCTCACATCAGATACTCAG AGAACGAGTGAACAAGAGGAGGGTTAAGGACATAGTGAAGGAGTTCACACTACTGTGCAGAGGGCTCCATGGTACAGAGTACGCTGCTGAATACTGA
- the LOC117950441 gene encoding mucin-2-like isoform X1, whose translation MGTKVWIALCALLLINSGHAEHIGDHAADSSAPKNASGGEEAPAAESVPGSPADPIRSATPFDPSSRGTSTLSSNMTTNGDTISLKSDPKEGNDSKIKSPSEAALTETTDQSTTQPSVPPSESHALATDTPHALPTAGPTHTTQPTNVNTTTTMPPTTHPAALPPDFVTPSNQPTHNKTHSSTPIPISEPPKPETTTTFVAQSSSTSGNSSSQKPPNPELPTLTSPQQTLQSDGHPETSSEAHHKPTINPPSGSSAQANARADTPSQLNVGGDPTMVHDSPTLDPLLAGLVSAFIITAVIITLLLFLKLRQRDNRPEFRRLQDLPMDDMMEDTPLSMYSY comes from the exons ATGGGGACCAAAGTGTGGATTGCGCTTTGTGCGCTGCTGCTCATTAACTCGGGACACGCTGAACATA TTGGTGACCATGCTGCTGACTCCTCCGCTCCGAAAAATGCTTCTGGTGGTGAGGAGGCTCCAGCTGCAGAGTCTGTACCTGGTTCTCCCGCCGACCCCATCCGTTCTGCCACACCTTTCGATCCAAGTTCAAGAGGCACCAGCACTTTGAGCAGCAACATGACTACAAATGGGGATACCATCTCATTGAAATCCGACCCAAAGGAAGGTAATG ATTCCAAGATCAAATCTCCCTCCGAGGCTGCCCTTACTGAAACCACTGATCAGTCGACTACACAGCCTTCAGTCCCTCCTTCTGAGAGCCACGCCCTGGCCACTGACACCCCCCATGCCCTACCCACCGCcggccccacacacacaactcaaccTACCAATGTGAACACAACGACCACCATGCCACCCACAACACATCCAGCTGCACTCCCACCTGACTTCGTTACACCATCAAACCAGCCCactcacaataaaacacactcatCCACTCCTATCCCAATTTCTGAGCCCCCAAAGCCTGAAACTACCACGACATTTGTGGCCCAGTCCAGTTCAACATCTGGCAACAGCTCCTCTCAAAAGCCCCCAAATCCGGAATTGCCGACGCTGACATCTCCACAACAGACGTTGCAGTCTGACGGACATCCTGAGACCTCCAGCGAAGCCCACCATAAGCCCACCATCAACCCGCCGAGCGGCTCTTCCGCGCAGGCCAATGCCCGTGCGGACACCCCCTCCCAGCTCAACGTTGGCGGAGATC cGACGATGGTCCATGACTCTCCCACATTAGACCCCCTCCTGGCTGGCCTGGTGTCAGCCTTCATCATCACTGCTGTCATCATCactctgctcctcttcctcaaaCTGCGCCAGAGAGACAACAGACCAGAGTTCCGCAGGCTGCAGGACCTGCCCATG GACGATATGATGGAGGATACACCCTTGTCCATGTACAGCTACTGA
- the LOC117950441 gene encoding proline-rich receptor-like protein kinase PERK2 isoform X2, producing the protein MGTKVWIALCALLLINSGHAEHNSKIKSPSEAALTETTDQSTTQPSVPPSESHALATDTPHALPTAGPTHTTQPTNVNTTTTMPPTTHPAALPPDFVTPSNQPTHNKTHSSTPIPISEPPKPETTTTFVAQSSSTSGNSSSQKPPNPELPTLTSPQQTLQSDGHPETSSEAHHKPTINPPSGSSAQANARADTPSQLNVGGDPTMVHDSPTLDPLLAGLVSAFIITAVIITLLLFLKLRQRDNRPEFRRLQDLPMDDMMEDTPLSMYSY; encoded by the exons ATGGGGACCAAAGTGTGGATTGCGCTTTGTGCGCTGCTGCTCATTAACTCGGGACACGCTGAACATA ATTCCAAGATCAAATCTCCCTCCGAGGCTGCCCTTACTGAAACCACTGATCAGTCGACTACACAGCCTTCAGTCCCTCCTTCTGAGAGCCACGCCCTGGCCACTGACACCCCCCATGCCCTACCCACCGCcggccccacacacacaactcaaccTACCAATGTGAACACAACGACCACCATGCCACCCACAACACATCCAGCTGCACTCCCACCTGACTTCGTTACACCATCAAACCAGCCCactcacaataaaacacactcatCCACTCCTATCCCAATTTCTGAGCCCCCAAAGCCTGAAACTACCACGACATTTGTGGCCCAGTCCAGTTCAACATCTGGCAACAGCTCCTCTCAAAAGCCCCCAAATCCGGAATTGCCGACGCTGACATCTCCACAACAGACGTTGCAGTCTGACGGACATCCTGAGACCTCCAGCGAAGCCCACCATAAGCCCACCATCAACCCGCCGAGCGGCTCTTCCGCGCAGGCCAATGCCCGTGCGGACACCCCCTCCCAGCTCAACGTTGGCGGAGATC cGACGATGGTCCATGACTCTCCCACATTAGACCCCCTCCTGGCTGGCCTGGTGTCAGCCTTCATCATCACTGCTGTCATCATCactctgctcctcttcctcaaaCTGCGCCAGAGAGACAACAGACCAGAGTTCCGCAGGCTGCAGGACCTGCCCATG GACGATATGATGGAGGATACACCCTTGTCCATGTACAGCTACTGA
- the LOC117950385 gene encoding importin-13-like isoform X1, with amino-acid sequence MLSHSENLRISGDMETLGRIAATPDALDFTVENVEKALHQLYYDPNIENKNLAQKWLMQAQVSPQAWQFCWALLSPDKVPEIQYFGASALHTKISRYWSDIPSDQYESLKTQLFSQIACFSSGSKMVLTRLCVALASLALNTMPEAWPGAVAEMVRVFQEEGGGVDGRARCLALLELLTVLPEEFQTSRLPQYRKGQVRGALGREWGSVCPLLQQLLRRTDSPGAVKARVLRCLSSWVLLDVPLNESEGLVQDCFSALHDPELFDTAVEAIVNAISQPDSQRYVNTLLKLVPQVLALQDQLREAVQNGDMETCHGICRIAVTLGENHSRTLLEQVDHWQSFLALVNMIMFCTGIPGHYPVNETTSSLTLTFWYTLQDEIMSFESDKQAVYLQVYRPVYFQLVDVLLHKAQFPSDQEYASWSSDEKEQFRIYRVDISDTLMYVYEMLGAELLSNLYDKLGRLLTNAEQPTSWQHTEALLYGFQSIAETIDVNYSDVIPGLIGLIPRININNVQLADTVMFTIGALAEWLADHPVMLSSVLPLVLQALGNPDLSVSSVSTLKKICRECKYDLPPYATNIVAVSQEVLIKQIHKTSQCMWLMQALGFLLSALPVEEILRNLHSLITPYIQQLEKLADETPNPSNKLAIIHILGLLSNLFTTLDISKQDDESADSSAPPVKTAPPSPGPNPVVVVLQQVFALIQTVLSKWLNDSQVVEAVCAIFEKSVKTLLHDFAPMVSQLSEMLGQMYSTIPQASALDLTRQMVHIFASETDHFPPIKALFELVTSVTLSIFQQGPRDHPDIVDSFMQLQAQALKRKPDLFLSESLDVKAVFHCGVLSLKFPEAPTVKSTCLFFTELLPRCSDVPPVARVVQEDGKLLIQAVLEGIGGGASRCLMDQFAEVLFSLNKHCFSLLAVWLKEALQPPGYPSSRVTTEQKDNFSHQILRERVNKRRVKDIVKEFTLLCRGLHGTEYAAEY; translated from the exons ATGCTGTCACACTCTGAAAAT CTCCGTATCAGCGGAGATATGGAGACGCTCGGAAGGATAGCAGCAACACCGGACGCCCTGGACTTCACGGTGGAAAACGTAGAGAAG GCCCTTCACCAGTTGTACTACGATCCCAATATAGAAAACAAGAATCTGGCCCAGAAATGGCTTATGCAGGCTCAGGTCTCGCCTCAGGCCTGGCAGTTCTGCTGGGCCCTACTAAGCCCAGATAAG GTGCCAGAGATCCAGTACTTTGGTGCCAGCGCGCTTCACACCAAGATCTCTCGCTACTGGTCAGACATCCCCTCAGACCAGTATGAGTCTCTAAAGACCCAGCTGTTCTCCCAGATTGCCTGCTTCTCCTCCGGCTCCAAGATGGTGCTTACCCGGCTATGTGTGGCCCTGGCTTCTCTGGCACTCAACACAATGCCTGAGGCCTGGCCTGGTGCAGTGGCAGAGATGGTGCGGGTGTttcaggaggaggggggaggggtggaCGGGCGGGCACGCTGCCTGGCATTGCTGGAGCTGCTCACTGTCCTGCCGGAGGAGTTCCAGACCAGCCGCCTGCCACAGTATAGAAAGGGACAG GTTCGCGGCGCCCTGGGCCGTGAGTGGGGGTCAGTGTGTCCCTTACTGCAGCAACTACTGAGAAGGACAGATAGCCCCGGGGCAGTTAAAGCTCGCGTGCTGCGCTGCCTGTCATCCTGGGTGCTGCTCGATGTGCCCCTCAACGAGAGTGAAGGCCTGGTGCAAGACTGCTTCAGTGCCCTGCATGATCCAGAGCTCTTTGACACAGCGGTAGAGGCAATCGTCAACGCCATCTCACAGCCCGACTCCCAAAG ATATGTGAACACTTTGCTAAAACTGGTTCCTCAAGTGCTGGCCCTCCAGGACCAGCTCAGAGAGGCGGTTCAGAATGGAGACATGGAGACCTGCCATGGTATCTGCCGTATTGCCGTTACACTGGGAGAAAACCactccag GACTCTGTTGGAGCAGGTGGATCACTGGCAGAGCTTCCTGGCTTTAGTCAACATGATCATGTTTTGTACAGGCATCCCTGGCCACTACCCAGTCAATGAGACCACCAGTTCGCTCACACTCACCTTCTGGTATACACTACAA GATGAAATAATGTCATTTGAGTCGGATAAGCAGGCAGTGTATCTGCAGGTCTACAGGCCAGTATATTTCCAGTTGGTGGATGTTCTTCTACACAAAGCCCAGTTCCCCTCTGACCAGGAATATGCATCCTGGTCCTCTGATGAGAAAGAGCAATTCAGGATTTacag GGTGGATATCTCAGACACACTCATGTACGTGTATGAGATGCTGGGAGCAGAGCTGCTGAGTAACCTGTATGATAAATTAGGGAGACTGTTGACTAACGCAGAGCAGCCCACATCATGGCAG cacACAGAAGCCTTACTGTACGGCTTCCAGTCCATAGCAGAGACGATAGATGTGAATTACTCTGACGTCATCCCAGGCCTGATAGGACTCATCCCCAGAATCAACATCAACAACGTCCAACTAGCAGACACAGTGATGTTCACTATAG GTGCTTTGGCTGAATGGTTGGCAGACCACCCAGTGATGCTCAGCAGTGTCTTGCCCTTGGTGCTACAGGCTTTGGGGAACCCagacctttctgtttcttctgtgtCTACACTCAAGAAAATTTGTAGGGAGTGCAAATATGACCTGCCACCCTACGCAACCAACATAGTAGCTGTCTCTCAG GAGGTGCTTATAAAACAGATACACAAG ACAAGTCAGTGTATGTGGCTGATGCAGGCTCTCGGCTTCCTGCTCTCAGCTCTCCCTGTGGAAGAGATCTTAAGAAACCTTCACTCTCTCATCACCCCCTACATTCAGCAACTGGAGAAGTTAGCGGATGAGACG ccCAATCCCTCCAATAAATTAGCAATCATCCACATCTTGGGGCTGCTGTCCAACCTCTTCACTACACTTGATATCAGCAAGCAGGACGATGAGTCAGCAGACAGCTCAGCACCACCGGTCAAAACCGCCCCACCTTCGCCGGGACCAAACCCA GTGGTGGTGGTTTTGCAACAAGTGTTTGCTCTCATACAGACTGTACTGAGTAAGTGGCTCAATGACTCACAGGTTGTAGAG GCGGTGTGCGCTATCTTTGAGAAGTCAGTGAAGACTCTGCTCCATGACTTTGCTCCCATGGTGTCTCAGCTCAGTGAGATGCTTGGacagatgtacagtacaattCCCCAGGCCTCAGCCCTCGACCTCACACGACAG ATGGTGCATATCTTTGCCAGTGAGACAGACCACTTCCCACCCATCAAGGCTCTGTTTGAGCTAGTTACCTCGGTAACGCTGTCCATCTTTCAGCAAG gaCCCAGGGATCATCCTGATATTGTTGATTCATTTATGCAACTCCAAGCTcag GCCCTCAAACGGAAGCCCGATTTGTTCTTGTCTGAGAGTCTTGACGTTAAAGCAGTGTTCCACTGTG GAGTTCTGTCCCTCAAGTTTCCTGAGGCTCCAACAGTCAAGTCAACGTGCTTGTTCTTT ACTGAACTGTTACCCCGCTGCTCAGATGTACCTCCTGTGGCCAGAGTGGTGCAGGAAGACGGAAAACTGTTGATCCAGGCCGTGCTGGAG GGCATCGGGGGCGGGGCATCTCGATGCCTGATGGACCAGTTTGCAGAAGTGCTTTTCTCTCTGAACAAGcactgtttttctcttctcGCTGTGTGGTTGAAGGAGGCACTGCAGCCTCCTGGGTACCCATCATCGCGTGTCACAACTGAACAGAAAGACAACTTCTCACATCAGATACTCAG AGAACGAGTGAACAAGAGGAGGGTTAAGGACATAGTGAAGGAGTTCACACTACTGTGCAGAGGGCTCCATGGTACAGAGTACGCTGCTGAATACTGA